GCGAACACAGCACCGTGTAGAGCGCTGCGATGGAGAACTCCCACCACCGAGCACGCCGCCCGCGAGCCATGGCCGCTAACATGGCCGTAAGCCCCAACATGGTGAAAACGCCCGTGTCCGGCAGTGCCGTGAATACGACCGACGCAGTACTGAATCCCCCCACCGCCGCCCACAGCACCGCATTCCAAAAACCCAGCCCACTCCACAGTAGCATATTGTAAAGGAAGACCACCATCAGCGCACCTGCCAGTGCCCGGAGTGAGCCAAAAGCATGCTTTTGAGCCATCGCGGCATCTTGAGCGAGCATGGACCACACACCCTCAAATACCGCAACGAATGGACGATGCAGCAGCAGAAATGCTCCACCCTCTCCCGTCCCGCGCCCACCCGCATCAGCCGCAGGCAGTGTCATATCTGCATACACTTTGGCAGTGCCAGCGCTCAACACCGCTCCATCTTTTAAATACACAGTCGTTCCAACCATCGCGAGGTGCGCAGCGAAGAAAAAACTGTAAAACAGCGTGAAGATGAGTGCCCCAAGCCCACGCCAGCGGCGGTGGAGTTTGGTAGTGAGTTGCGGATCGATTTCCGTGTCGGCCATGCGCCAGCTCTTTCAGCCTGACCAAGCAATCACGCAATGATTTCGCGAATCACCTGGCCAAAGTCGCGCTCCAAGCGCTTGCGACCAGGAATCTCTAAACGGCGTGCATCGAGCCCCAGAAGATGCAGGATCGTCGCATGCACATCCGTGACGTAATGCGGATGCTCCGTGGGATGAAAGCCCAGTTCGTCCGTCGCACCATGGATCGTACCGCCTTTGATCCCCCCACCTGCCATCCACACACTAAAAGCATACGGATGATGGTCCCGCCCATCACTGCCCTGCGTGCCCGGCGTGCGGCCAAACTCTGTGGCGAAAACCACCAGCGTATCATCGAGCAGCCCCCGCTGCTTCAGATCCTTCAAGAGCCCTGCGATGGGCCTATCCACCTGCTGCGCGAGATTGGTGTGATTCTTCTTGAGCCCCGAATGCGAATCCCAAGCCCCCGCAGCCCCATCTCCATGCTGGATCTGAATGAAGCGCACCCCGCGCTCCGCCAACCGCCGCGCCACGATGAGCTGGCGGGCAAAAGGCTCCGTCACCTTGTCATTCATGCCGTAGAGCCTCTGGGTTTCCGCACTCTCTGCGTCCAGATTCATCGTCTCCGGCACCGCCGTCTGCATATTGAAAGCGAGGCGATAGCTCTTCATGCGAGCAGGGAGCGTCTTATCACCAGGATACTGCTCGGCGGCCAACGCATTGAGCTGATGGATAAGCTCAAACTGAGCCGCCTGCTCGCCCTTGCCGATTTGGAACTCCGGCGCGGCAAAAGTAAGCGGATTCTTCGGATCGACCTTCAAATTCACCGCATCAAAGGCTGGCCCCAAGTAATGCCCATCGCGAACATCGAAATAGCGCGGCCCCATATTCACAAAGGAGGGCAGATTATCCGTCATCGAGCCTAAGCCATACGTCACCCAAGCACCCAGCGTCGGCACACGAGGCTCCAGCATGTGCCGACCGCTGTGGAACTGCACCTGCGCCCCATGATTGTCATCCGTCGTCCACATGCCGCGAATAAACGCGATCTCATCCGCACATGAGCCCATGTGGGGAAACCAATCACTGATCTCCACCCCGCACTCACCGTACTTTTTGAACCCGACTTGGAGCGGATAAATCGTATTTCGCTGCTTTCCATTCGCGTCATTGACCACCACCACCCGAACCTTCTTCAGCTTCTCAGGATCCTGCACACTCGCAAAGGGCGTCTCACTGATACTCTTACCCACATACCTCGTGAGCATGGGCTTCGGATCAAAGCTCTCCATGTGACTGACGCCGCCTCGCATAAAGAGCCAAATGACCCGCTTCGCCCGCTGTGGCAGCATCGGCAGACCCGAAGGCGGCTGCCAGCCCTGCTCAGCCCGCAACATCGACGCCAACGCAACGCCACCCAGCCCGCCCAGGATGTCCCGGCGGCAAAACGGTGTCAATGGAGGTCGAAGCAGCATGATAGACCGATACGAACAAGCACCGTGAATGCTTACGACTTCCCTCTGGTCACGAATGGCGTGTCGATTGGTTTGCACAACGGTGTCCAAAATTGGATTGTCATAAATGGGCGTAGAGGGCCGCCAGTGCGACAGCGGCTTGCCTGACGGAGACGGATTTCCAGAGATGGGTAGCTATCCAGCGAACCATTTTCACTGTGATCACGGTGCACCGCTGAGTCAGCTTGATGGGCATCGGCACGACCTGATTTCCTTTTCGGGCTGCAAATTTGACCCTCTCGAGTCTTTTTGCCCTGCGCTGATCTTCGGCACGATTGCTCACCCCTTGGTTTTGCTTCAACTCATGCTCCATGAGCAGCATGAGGTTGTGCGTCAGGCAGATAAAGGTGGCCTGCATGCTTTTGGCCGTGGCACTGCTAGCCCAGGCTTTCTTTTCGTGAAGCTTGTTTTTGATTTCATCAAAGCTCTTTTCGATATCCCAACGCATACGGTAAAGGTGCGCGAGCACTCCTGGAGTCACGTCCGTTTCGGTCAGATTGGTGATGAACTCAAAGATGCGCCCGCTTTGCCCTTCCCAGAAGCGTATGCGCCGCAGTGTAACCCCGCAGGTGACGGGGCTGACCAGGCTCGTCGGCAAGCACGCCTGCGTTGATGGCATCCTTTGAGTCAAAGGAAAGCGTGCCGCAGACCATGAGGCTCATATTCTCTTTGCAGCGGCTGAGCATGTAGATGCTACTGCCTTGCTTCCACCTAAACCATTGCGCGAAGTCGATGCCGGCGCACTGCATGGCGCGATAGCGCAGTGGCGATAAGCGAAGCCATAAACGCAGGTCGTGAGCGAAGCGAAGGACAATCCCAGATAATGAGTGTCTTGCCACCTTGAGGTGTGCCGTGGCGAAGTCGTTGGATGTTCTGGCGCTTGAGGCCTCGCATGTCGTGCTCCTTGTCCCGCTGTGCTTGATCGGCGACGCACAAGTGACTTAACGCGCCGCTACGTAGGTTGCGCGTGTAGAGATGTCCCACAGTGAGGCGGTTGCCTTTGGCATCAAGCGGATCATGACAAGCATGGTCGTGGCTGTGACCATCGCCAGCGTAGATGGCATAATCATTGAGGCAGGGGAAGACACGGAGCGCATCGGGCAGTGTGCGGCAGAGTAGAGAGCGTAGGTGCTCATTGAGTTGACGGCACAATCGCAGGCGGCGCTCACTTTTTAAGGAGGCGAACCAGTGCGAGTGATCGGGGCAGAGATCGGGAGCATTCGAGGCGAGAGTTTGCAGAAAGCTACGACTGGAGGGGTGCGCTTCGATGCAACGAGCAACTCCCAAAGTGAGCCACCGTGCATCGGAGAGTTCGGGACAATGACGAGAGTGAGAGCACTCCGAGAAGAGCGGAAGAGCCGGAGCGAGGAGTAGATCGAAGACGGGGGAGCAGAGGTTTATAGAGGCCATAAAAAGAAAAATTTCATGACCCCGCATAGTCAACACAGAGATGCGGTTATATTGCCCAGGAAGGGTGGCTGGAGGGAGCAGAGAATCATTTCAACCTATCCCTCTACGCAGGACTTTGTCCGACTCACTACAGGACACGCAAGCTCCTGCTATTGGACTGCTGGACCATTATTTTTGGACCAATTTTAGACACCGTTGGGTTTGCAACTTTGAGCACTGCTCAAAGTTGTTGCATTCTCGCTTTTGTGGCCTACAGGCTGCATTGTCCGCCCCTCGTTGCACATGAACTCCCACGCTGCGCTTCCGCCTGTTGATCTGCTCAGAAAACTGCCTCTCGAAGAGCAGCTCGTCGGGGTAAATGCCAAAACTGGCCCATATCTCATGACTGATGCCGGTAAATCCCTGCGCAGGGTGAAGGGGTTTCAGTCACAGACGAATACCTTTCATGTCATGTCTCGCACCTGCGGTGGGGCGGTGTTTTGGGATGATGTGGAGAAGGAGGCGCTGCGCAGGGTGCTGTGGCGGCTAGCGGAGTTCTGTGGAGTACGGTTGCTCACCTACTGCGTGATGGGGAACCACTTTCATGCGCTTGTGGAGGTGCCGGATCAGAAGAGGTGGGTGGAGGAGCAGTTTGGTGGACCGCAGGGGGAGGAGAGGCTGATGCGGCATCTGCGGGTGCTGTATAGCAAGGTGTTCGTGGAGCAGTTGCAGGAGGATTTTGCGGAGTTGCGGAAGCGGGGCTCTGAGGCGGTGGTGCAGCATCGGCTGGGGCTGCTCAAAAAGCGATTTTGCGATGTGGCGGTGTATATGCGTGAGGTGAAACAACGATTTTCGCGGTGGTACAACAAACGCCACAAGCGGAAAGGGACGCTCTGGATGGATCGGTTCCGTAGTGTGCTGGTGGAGGGAAAGGGTGATCCGCTCTTGGCGATGGCGGCGTATATTGATCTCAACCCTGTGCGAGGTGGACTGGTGAGTGATCCGAAGGATTACCGGTGGTGCGGGTATGCGGAGGCGCTGGGAGGGAACAAAGAGTGCCAGAGAGGGATTTGCCGTGTGACGGGACGAGATGCCAGTGAAACGGATTGGGTGAAGAGCGGAGCGCGGGAGGGGTATCGACGAATCTTGTTCACGACCGGGCGAGAGGTGAAAACAGCGGATGGAGGGGCGATAGCTCGGCGAGGGGTGAGTGTGGAGCAGGCCGAGGAGGTTTTGAAAGCAGGTGGGAAGCTATCGCTGGGTGAGTTGGTGCGCTCGCAGGTGCGGCATTTCACAGCGGGAGCGGTGATTGGCTCCAAGGAATTCGTGAATGGCTATTTTGAGCGGTATCGCGGGCAATTTGGGGCCTCTCGCAGAGATGGCGCGAGGCAGATTCGTGCTGCGGAGGGCTCCTTGCATGCGTTGCGCGATTTGCGGGCGGACTCTTCTTTCTCCTCTTAGAGTTGACGACAGAGGTTCCTCTCGCCTGCTAGTTTTCGACTCTCTACTTTGCCGATTTCCACGTCAGCTGGCCATCTGGGCCTATGAGGTAGCTGACAGCTATGGGTGTTTTGTCTTTCCCAGGTGGAATGACACGTCCACGGGAGTCAAATTCGGTACTGCGAGTGTCGTGATAACGCGTCCAGCCACTTGGCGCGGAAGTATCTCCTTCGTAATGCAGGATGTCTCGCCAGGTTTTCGGAGTGGTTATATTCGGTGGCACCCAGGCTGGCGCAGGGGAGCGCTCCAGAGCACCTGCGAGTAATATCTGGCTAAGGACGGTGAGATGCAGGCCTCGTAAGGCATAAATCTCGCCCTGAGAGAGTTTCTTCGGATTGCTAACGATCTTGTAATCAAGATCAGTTCCTTGCTGGAGGATGCTCACCAGGCTGAGGCGTCGGATTTCGGCACGGAGATCTGCGGCAGCGGTGCTTTTCGGTGACTTGTCTGCGAGCGCGAGGATGGCTCTCTGCTCACGGACAAAGAGCAGCGGATCTGCGAGCAATTTTTC
The nucleotide sequence above comes from Verrucomicrobiaceae bacterium. Encoded proteins:
- a CDS encoding transposase; protein product: MPTSLVSPVTCGVTLRRIRFWEGQSGRIFEFITNLTETDVTPGVLAHLYRMRWDIEKSFDEIKNKLHEKKAWASSATAKSMQATFICLTHNLMLLMEHELKQNQGVSNRAEDQRRAKRLERVKFAARKGNQVVPMPIKLTQRCTVITVKMVRWIATHLWKSVSVRQAAVALAALYAHL
- a CDS encoding DUF1501 domain-containing protein yields the protein MLRAEQGWQPPSGLPMLPQRAKRVIWLFMRGGVSHMESFDPKPMLTRYVGKSISETPFASVQDPEKLKKVRVVVVNDANGKQRNTIYPLQVGFKKYGECGVEISDWFPHMGSCADEIAFIRGMWTTDDNHGAQVQFHSGRHMLEPRVPTLGAWVTYGLGSMTDNLPSFVNMGPRYFDVRDGHYLGPAFDAVNLKVDPKNPLTFAAPEFQIGKGEQAAQFELIHQLNALAAEQYPGDKTLPARMKSYRLAFNMQTAVPETMNLDAESAETQRLYGMNDKVTEPFARQLIVARRLAERGVRFIQIQHGDGAAGAWDSHSGLKKNHTNLAQQVDRPIAGLLKDLKQRGLLDDTLVVFATEFGRTPGTQGSDGRDHHPYAFSVWMAGGGIKGGTIHGATDELGFHPTEHPHYVTDVHATILHLLGLDARRLEIPGRKRLERDFGQVIREIIA